One region of Glycine max cultivar Williams 82 chromosome 9, Glycine_max_v4.0, whole genome shotgun sequence genomic DNA includes:
- the LOC100781445 gene encoding 18 kDa seed maturation protein encodes MQAAKKAIETFKETAANIGASAKSGLEKTKATIQEKNEKMNAEDQTQMDMATKRKEEKINQAEMEKQQARKYYAAAKQYAMAEHMAKGNHDTAGPRIETATHITSGPGTDNAMYSNTGPGTETATYTTSGLGHDNAIPTSTGPGTATYTTRPGHDNAIPIRTGPGPGPETATYPTGDYGQMGANQGHEHGPRQGGLTEDVTAQNTLVAGGSAPSSGPGPTFN; translated from the exons atgcaggCAGCAAAGAAAGCCATAGAGACCTTTAAGGAAACCGCAGCCAACATTGGCGCCTCTGCCAAGTCTGGCTTGGAGAAAACCAAGGCCACTATCCAAGAGAAG AATGAGAAGATGAATGCAGAAGATCAAACTCAAATGGATATGGCTACCAAGAGGAAAGAAGAGAAGATCAACCAGGCTGAGATGGAGAAGCAGCAGGCCCGTAAGTACTACGCCGCTGCAAAACAATACGCCATGGCTGAGCACATGGCAAAGGGCAACCACGACACCGCCGGGCCTAGAATCGAGACTGCCACACACATCACCAGTGGGCCCGGGACTGACAATGCTATGTACTCTAACACTGGGCCTGGGACTGAGACTGCCACGTACACCACTAGTGGGCTTGGGCATGACAATGCTATACCCACCAGCACTGGGCCTGGGACTGCCACATATACCACAAGGCCTGGGCATGACAATGCTATACCCATAAGAACTGGGCCTGGGCCTGGGCCTGAGACTGCCACCTACCCCACTGGTGACTATGGACAAATGGGGGCTAACCAGGGCCATGAGCATGGACCCAGGCAAGGAGGACTCACTGAAGATGTAACGGCCCAAAATACCCTTGTTGCAGGTGGCAGTGCTCCTTCAAGTGGGCCTGGGCCTACTttcaattga